In Candidatus Methylomirabilota bacterium, the DNA window GGACCAGCGGGGCGAGGCGCCGGCCTACTTCGACCTCTCGGCGCTCGCCCTCAGCTCCGAGCTCGAAGACCCGGCGATCCACGGGCAGCTCGACCTGGGCGGCCTCGTCCCGCGGTCGGGGCCCTTCCTCGCCACCTACCGCCTCCTGTTCGACGCCGACCACAACTCCAGCACCGGGGTGGACGACGAGGCGGGCTTCGCCGGCATCGAGCGCGAGGCCCGGGTGGAGGTGGGGCGCGAAACCGAGACGGGGCCGGTGGCGGTATCCGGCGCCGTGATCGACCGGATGACCGGGCGGCGCACGGCACTCCCGGCGCGGCCCCGGCTGGTCCTGAGCCAGCGCGTCGCCGATCGGGACATCCCGGTCCAGGCGATGTCGCACCAGCTTCTCTTCACGCTCCCCAAGGCGCTGCTTCGCCTGACGGCCGCCGAGGTGCCGGTCGGTGTCGTCTCCCAAAGCCCGCGCGGGATCCACGACGTCGCCTCGACGCTCCTGGATCTCCGCCGCTGGATGCGGGATGCGTCGCTCCGGCTCCGGCACGGCTCGGTCCGCCCGGGCCAGGCCGTCCCCTTCGAGGTCGCGGGACTTCAGCCCCTGAGCCCTTTCCACTTCTTGCTCGACCAGCGGCGTCTGTTCGGCGGCACCCTCGACCCGGCCGGGGGCGCCACCGGCAGCTTCAACCTTCCGGTGTTGCCCTTCGGCGAGACGGTCTTCCTCAACGTCCGGGACGCCACCGGCGAGTTCGCCTTCAACGTCGTCCGCGTGGCCGGCTCCATCGTCACGGGGCCGGGCCCCGGCGGGCAGGCCGTCCGGGTCTTCCGGGACGGCCGGCCGACGGCGACCTTCCTCCCCTATGTGCCCGCGTTCGCGGGTGGGGTCTCGATCGCCGTCGCGCCGCTCGGTGGTGCCGGGGCCCAGCTCGTGACCGGGGCGGGCCCCGGCGACCCGCCCCACGTCCGCGCCTTCACGGCCAGCGGCGCGCCGCGGGCCACGAGCTTTCTGGCCTACGACCGCGGGTCGCGGAGCGGGGTCCGGGTGGCGGCCGGCGACTTCGAGCGGGACGGGCGCGCGGAAGTGGTCACCGGGCCGGGACCCGGGCTGCCGCCCCGAGTCCGAGTCATCAAGCTCGGCGCCGACGGGAACCCGGTGCGCGACCTCGCGAGCTTCCTCGCCTACGACGAGGGCTTCCGTGGGGGGGTGAACGTCGCGGCTGGCGACGTCGATGGCGATGGGGTCCCCGAGATCATCACCGGACCCGGAGCCGGGGCGCCGCCAGAGGTGCGAGTCTACCGGCTCCAGAGCGGGGCGCCCGGGGGCGTCCGCCTCCTCGCCCGCTTCCTCGCCTTCGAGCCGACGTTCACCGGCGGCGTCCACGTGGCGGCTGGCCCCCTCGACGCCGGCGACCGCGACTCCATCGTGGTCGGGGCCGGCCCCGGCCGCCCGCCGCTCGTCCGCGTGGCGAAGCTTCTCGGCGGCGTGATCCGCATGCGCGCGAGCTTCCTCGCTTACCCGGCCGCGTTCCGGGGCGGCGTCTTCGTGGCCGCCGGCAACGTCGCCGGCGACAGCCGCAGCGAGATCATCACGGGGCCGGGCCCCGGCATCGCCCCGCAGGTGCGCGCCTTCACCGGGAACGGCGTGCCCACCGGCCTCGCATTCCTGGCCTACGGCGCCGCCTTCCACGGCGGCGTGGCGGTGGCCGCGCTGCCCTGACTCAGCCGGACGGGCCCTCGGCGGCCCCCTCCCTGTGTCCCGAGACGGGGAAACGGCCGTCAGTCGGCCGGCAATCCGCCGTCGAAGCGGGCGAACCCCCAGAAGACCGGCTCGGGGACGAGGCGGACGCCGAAGCGCGCCTCGACGCGGGCCCGGACCCGGCGAGCGAAGCGGACGATGTCGGCGGCCCGGGCGCCCTCGTGGGCCACCAGGGCGAGCGTGTGCCGTGTGGAGAGGCCGACCGGACCGTCCGCGTCGCCGCGCTGGAACCCCGCGCGCTGGATCAGCCAGGCGCCCGAGAGCTTCACGCGACCGTCGGGCTCCGGCCAGCGCGGCATCGCGGCGTCTTCCGCGACCGCCTCGATCCGGGCGACCTCGTCGGCGGTCACCACCGGGTTCACGAAGAACGAGCCGCAGCTCCGGCGGTTCGGATCGCCGTCGTCCAGCACCATGGACTTCCCGCGGCGGATCGCGAGCACGCTCTCTCGCACGGCCCGGAGCGACGCCGCCGTGATCCCGCGGGAGGCGAGATGCTGCTGGACCTCGGCGTAGCGCACGGTCGGGGCGCCGCCCGGAATCAGCCGGTAGGTGACGGCCAGGACGACGTAGCGCTCGGGCTCCCGGCTCTTGAAGACGCTGTCGCGGTAGGCGAAGCCGCACGCCTGGCGGCTGAGCGTCACGACGCGGCCGCTGGACCGGTCGAGCGCGCGGACGGCGACCAGCGTCTGGCTCACCTCCTGGCCGTAGGCGCCGACGTTCTGGATCGGCGTCGCCCCGACCAGACCCGGGATGCCGCTCAGGCACTCGATCCCCGCCCAGTCGCGGGCGACGGTCTCGCCCACCAGCGCGTCCCACGGCTCGCCGGCGGCCGCCGTCAGCTCGACCGCGTCCGCCGCCGCGCGGGTCGCGATCCCGCGCAGGCCGATCTTCAGGACGAGCCCGTCGACGCCGCCGTCGGCGACGACGAGGTTCGAGCCCCCGCCGAGGACGCGGAGGGAGACCCCGCGGCCCGTCGCCCACCGGAAGGCCTCGAGCACGGCCGCTTCGTCGCGGGCCTCCAGGAAGAACCGGGCGGGCCCCCCGACGCCGAGGGTCGAGTGGGGCGCCAGCGGGACGTGCTCCCGGGGGATTCCCGGCTCCGCGCTGGCGGCCTCGACGACGTCCCGCGCCTCCGGGGCCATGTAGACCGTGTCCACGTCGAGCCGGCTCAGCGCCCGCGCCAGGGCCCGGACGCGATCCGGGAGCGGCGCGCGGGCGTCGAGGAGCACGAGCTCGCGCCCGTGGACCAGGCAGAGGCCGCCGGCGCCGGTGGGCGGGTCCTCGAAAGGCTCGATGCGGACCTCGACCCCGAGCCTCATCGCGACCCGAAGCAGCTCGTCGAGGAGGCCCTGGTGGTCCATCCCCGGAGCCTCCCTACTCGAGCTCATACTCCCCGGCGGCGGCCGCCGCCTCGTGCGCCAGCCGGGGGATCTGGGTGGCGAGCTTCCCGCCGCTCACGTCGATCAGCGTCCCCGTGATGTAGCCGGCCAGATCGGAGGCCAGGAAGCAGACGAGGTGGGCGACGTCCCGCGCCTGGCCCCATCGCCGCAGGGTGAGCGTATCCAGGAGCCGGCGCTGGCGCTCGGGCGGCGCTTCGGCGAAGCGGTTCATCTCGGTCGGGATCATCCCGGGCGCATAGCAGTTCACGGTCACGTTCCAGGGGCCCAGCTCCCCGGCCAGCACCCGCGTGAAGTAGTGGACCCCGGCCTTGGACGCCGCGTAGGCCGCGCTGCCCGTGATGGGCACGATGGCCGCGAAGGAGGCGGCGTTGAGGATCCGGCCCCAGCGCTGCCCCTTCATGACGGGAACCACGGCCCGGCACATGAGGAACGTGCCCTTGAGATTGACGGCCTGGTTCAGGTCCCAGGCCTCCTCGGAGAGCTCGTCGACCGGCGCTCCCGGCGCGACGCCGGCGTTGTTGACCAGGATGTCGATCCGGCCGTAGGCGGCGTGCACCGCGGCCACCGTCTCGGCGACTCCCGCAGCGTCCCGCACGTCGCAGAGGTACTGGCGACCGGCCCAGCGCCGGCGCGCGAACTCGGCCCCCACGTCGTCGAGGGACTCCCGGCGGATATCGGTGACGACCGTGGTGACCCCCTCGCCGGCGAGCGTCGCGGCGATCTCGCGGCCAATGCCGCGCCCGGCGCCGGTGACGATCGCGACCTTGCCGCCCAGGTCGATCTGCATCGCGCGCTCCTCCCCGCTTCCGGGCCCGCGTTCCGGCGACCGGCGCCTCGTCTCGCCATGATACTCCGAGGCGCGGTGGGTGGCGGGGCGTCCGCCGGGCAGCCTCCGTTGACTCTGCGGCCGATTGCTTTACTGTGAGACGGGACCCGATCTCCGGCAGAGGAGGCTCGCGCATGCCAGTCGGCAAGCTCATGGGCGCCGAGGTCAAGCGGAAGGAAGACCCACGCCTGATCACCGGGAGGTCGACCTACGTCGGCGACCTCACGCTGCCCGGGATGCATTACGTCGCCTTCGTCCGGAGCCCCCATCCTCACGCCCGCATCCGCGGCATCGAGACCGCCGCCGCCCTTCGGCGCCCCGGCGTCGTGGCCGTCGTCACCGGCCAGGATCTCGTCGGCCGCTGCGCCCTGCTGCCGATCCCCTTCGGGGGTGCCGAGGGCGGCGGGGCCGGGGCCGAGGGCGATGGGCGGAAGCACCACGCGCTGTCGATCGAGCGCGTCCGGTACGTCGGGGAAGCGGTGGCGGCGGTCGTCGCCACCTCCGAGGCCCTGGCGGTCGACGCGGCGGGAGACGTCGAGGTCGACTGGGAGCCCCTCCCCGCGGTGGCCGATCCCCTCCAGGCCATGGCCGACGGGGCGCCCCGGCTCTTCGACGATGCGCCGCGGAACGTCGAGCACGAGAACGCGATCCGGGCGGGCGACCCCGACGCCGCCTTCGCCCGGGCGCACCGGGTCGTCAAGCAGCGGATGGTCAACCAGCGACTCTGCGGCGTTCCCCTGGAGCCCCGGGCGACGCTCGCCGCCCCCGACCCGGCGACGGGCGGCCTGGTGGTCTGGGCCACCACCCAGGCGCCTCACGGGCTCCGGGCGGACCTGGCCACCGCCCTCTCGATGCCGCTGAACCTGATCCGGGTCATCGCGCCCGAGGTCGGCGGCGGCTTCGGGGTGAAGTTCGGGCTGTATCCCGAGGACGCGGTGCTGGCCACGCTGGCGCGCCTCCACCGGATCCCGCTCCGCTGGACGGAGACACGGCTCGAGCACATGGTGGCGACGACCCACGGGCGCGCCCACGTCACCGACGTGGAGGCGGCGGTCGAGGCCGACGGCACCATCACGGCGCTCAGGTTCCACGTGATGGCCAACGTCGGGGCCTACCCCATCTTCACCTTCATCCCCGATCTCACCCTCATGATGGGGGTCGGCGTCTACCGGATCC includes these proteins:
- a CDS encoding VCBS repeat-containing protein, encoding DQRGEAPAYFDLSALALSSELEDPAIHGQLDLGGLVPRSGPFLATYRLLFDADHNSSTGVDDEAGFAGIEREARVEVGRETETGPVAVSGAVIDRMTGRRTALPARPRLVLSQRVADRDIPVQAMSHQLLFTLPKALLRLTAAEVPVGVVSQSPRGIHDVASTLLDLRRWMRDASLRLRHGSVRPGQAVPFEVAGLQPLSPFHFLLDQRRLFGGTLDPAGGATGSFNLPVLPFGETVFLNVRDATGEFAFNVVRVAGSIVTGPGPGGQAVRVFRDGRPTATFLPYVPAFAGGVSIAVAPLGGAGAQLVTGAGPGDPPHVRAFTASGAPRATSFLAYDRGSRSGVRVAAGDFERDGRAEVVTGPGPGLPPRVRVIKLGADGNPVRDLASFLAYDEGFRGGVNVAAGDVDGDGVPEIITGPGAGAPPEVRVYRLQSGAPGGVRLLARFLAFEPTFTGGVHVAAGPLDAGDRDSIVVGAGPGRPPLVRVAKLLGGVIRMRASFLAYPAAFRGGVFVAAGNVAGDSRSEIITGPGPGIAPQVRAFTGNGVPTGLAFLAYGAAFHGGVAVAALP
- a CDS encoding UDP-N-acetylmuramate dehydrogenase, with protein sequence MDHQGLLDELLRVAMRLGVEVRIEPFEDPPTGAGGLCLVHGRELVLLDARAPLPDRVRALARALSRLDVDTVYMAPEARDVVEAASAEPGIPREHVPLAPHSTLGVGGPARFFLEARDEAAVLEAFRWATGRGVSLRVLGGGSNLVVADGGVDGLVLKIGLRGIATRAAADAVELTAAAGEPWDALVGETVARDWAGIECLSGIPGLVGATPIQNVGAYGQEVSQTLVAVRALDRSSGRVVTLSRQACGFAYRDSVFKSREPERYVVLAVTYRLIPGGAPTVRYAEVQQHLASRGITAASLRAVRESVLAIRRGKSMVLDDGDPNRRSCGSFFVNPVVTADEVARIEAVAEDAAMPRWPEPDGRVKLSGAWLIQRAGFQRGDADGPVGLSTRHTLALVAHEGARAADIVRFARRVRARVEARFGVRLVPEPVFWGFARFDGGLPAD
- a CDS encoding SDR family NAD(P)-dependent oxidoreductase, with product MQIDLGGKVAIVTGAGRGIGREIAATLAGEGVTTVVTDIRRESLDDVGAEFARRRWAGRQYLCDVRDAAGVAETVAAVHAAYGRIDILVNNAGVAPGAPVDELSEEAWDLNQAVNLKGTFLMCRAVVPVMKGQRWGRILNAASFAAIVPITGSAAYAASKAGVHYFTRVLAGELGPWNVTVNCYAPGMIPTEMNRFAEAPPERQRRLLDTLTLRRWGQARDVAHLVCFLASDLAGYITGTLIDVSGGKLATQIPRLAHEAAAAAGEYELE